A region of Ictidomys tridecemlineatus isolate mIctTri1 chromosome 4, mIctTri1.hap1, whole genome shotgun sequence DNA encodes the following proteins:
- the LOC101963890 gene encoding olfactory receptor 52P1: MEDNGTHHPISSFFLVGIPGLQEFHCWIGIPVFLLFALTLLGNSIIIATVKLEPSLHQPMYFFLCMLAVNDMALSSSTAPKMLSIFWFNDHRVGFNICLTQMYFIHTLCIIESALLLAMAFDRYVAICIPLHYTTILTTSKIIKMGLVGVSRAILMVLPCPLLIKRLPYYTNYIINHAYCEHMAVVKLANAKTLINRAYGISVALSVMILDLGLIATSYIKILQAVFRLSSQNARSKALGTCAAHVCTILVSYTPALFSFLTHRIGKKVPPSVHIIFASLYLLVPPTVNPLVYGIKTKQIRDRVVGLFFPNKKISEH; the protein is encoded by the coding sequence atggaAGATAATGGCACACATCACCCCATTTCATCTTTCTTCCTCGTTGGTATTCCTGGCTTGCAAGAGTTTCATTGCTGGATCGGCATCCCTGTCTTCCTCCTGTTTGCCCTGACCCTGCTGGGGAACAGCATCATCATTGCTACTGTTAAGCTAGAGCCAAGCCTCCACCAGCctatgtatttcttcctttgcatGCTGGCAGTGAATGACATGGCTCTTTCCTCTTCCACAGCCCCCAAGATGCTTAGCATCTTCTGGTTTAATGATCACAGGGTTGGCTTTAACATATGCCTAACACAAATGTATTTTATTCACACACTCTGCATTATTGAATCAGCTCTCCTACTTGCCATGGCTTTTGATCGCTATGTGGCTATTTGCATCCCATTGCATTACACAACCATCCTAACAACatctaaaatcattaaaatgggCCTAGTTGGTGTCAGCCGAGCTATACTCATGGTTCTGCCCTGTCCTCTTCTTATTAAGAGGCTGCCATACTATACAAATTATATCATCAATCATGCCTACTGTGAGCACATGGCTGTGGTGAAGTTGGCCAATGCCAAGACCCTCATTAACAGAGCATATGGCATTTCTGTGGCCCTTTCAGTGATGATATTGGACCTGGGGCTCATAGCCACATCCTATATCAAAATTCTCCAGGCAGTCTTCCGGCTGTCTTCCCAGAATGCCCGCTCCAAAGCCCTGGGCACCTGTGCCGCCCACGTTTGCACTATCCTTGTCTCCTACACACCTGCACTGTTCAGCTTCTTAACTCATCGCATAGGCAAGAAGGTTCCTCCAAGCGTCCATATAATCTTTGCAAGTTTATACCTTCTGGTACCTCCCACAGTCAATCCCTTGGTGTATGGAATCAAAACCAAGCAGATTCGGGATCGGGTGGTGGGTCTCTTCTTCCCAAATAAGAAAATTTCTGAACATTAA